From Pseudomonas sp. stari2, a single genomic window includes:
- a CDS encoding DNA topoisomerase III, which translates to MRLYLCEKPSQAKDIAAVLGARRRGDGCWLGTDVTVTWCIGHLLETAPPDAYDARYKRWVLADLPIIPDKWKMTVKPRTASQYKAVKRLLGEASELIIATDADREGEMIARELVEHCRYRGPIRRLWLSALDEASIRKALAALKPGAETFSLYHSALGRSRADWLIGMNMSRLFTLLGRQSGYQGVLPVGRVQTPTLRLVVDRDRSIADFVPVAYWAIDVQLLHDGTAFTAQWRAPSDACDDQDRCLNQALAQQAAAAISSAASARVVKLRTERIREVAPLPFDLGTLQEVCSKKLGLGAQETLDIAQALYETYKVITYPRSDCGYLPLSQHSEAPGILAALRQADPSLEALREHLEPQRRSRAWNDARVSAHHGIIPTAAAKNLERLAGKHRAVYTLIRARYLAQFLPNHEYDRTQADFDCAGEALRAVGKQIIEPGWKRALPEALAPAKGREAPAPQTLPTLTQGAECAVADVKLKDLWTQPPKPYTEGDLIKAMKNVAKLVEDPLLKQKLKDTTGIGTEATRASIIQGLLDRGYLVKSGKALSATPAAFSLIDAVPRAIADPGTTAIWEQALDMVQSGEMSLEEFVTKQAAWMSKQVTRCAGLSLTISGPPPAGKAAAPWKNKRKTTRRKATGTSKRAAKPAAK; encoded by the coding sequence ATGCGGCTGTACCTCTGTGAAAAACCTTCCCAGGCCAAAGATATTGCGGCCGTGCTGGGCGCAAGGCGCCGGGGCGACGGCTGCTGGCTGGGAACGGACGTCACGGTGACCTGGTGCATCGGCCACCTGCTGGAAACTGCTCCGCCGGACGCCTACGACGCGCGCTACAAACGCTGGGTGCTGGCGGATCTGCCGATCATCCCCGACAAATGGAAAATGACCGTCAAGCCGCGCACCGCCAGCCAGTATAAAGCGGTCAAGCGTCTGCTCGGCGAGGCCAGCGAACTGATCATCGCCACCGACGCCGACCGTGAGGGCGAGATGATCGCCCGGGAACTGGTGGAACATTGCCGCTATCGCGGGCCGATCCGCCGCTTGTGGCTGTCGGCGCTGGACGAAGCATCGATCCGCAAGGCCTTGGCGGCGCTCAAACCGGGCGCTGAAACCTTCAGCCTCTATCACTCGGCATTGGGGCGCTCGCGGGCGGACTGGCTGATCGGGATGAACATGAGTCGGCTGTTCACCCTGCTCGGCCGGCAATCGGGCTATCAAGGCGTGTTGCCGGTGGGCCGGGTGCAGACGCCGACCCTGCGGCTGGTGGTGGATCGCGACCGCAGCATTGCCGATTTCGTACCCGTCGCGTACTGGGCCATCGATGTGCAACTGCTGCATGACGGCACGGCGTTTACGGCGCAATGGCGTGCACCGAGCGATGCCTGTGACGATCAGGATCGTTGCCTCAATCAGGCTCTCGCCCAACAAGCGGCCGCCGCAATCAGCAGCGCCGCCAGCGCCCGGGTGGTCAAGCTGCGCACCGAGCGCATACGCGAAGTGGCGCCCCTGCCCTTCGATCTGGGCACGTTGCAGGAAGTCTGCTCGAAGAAACTCGGCCTTGGCGCCCAGGAAACCCTCGACATCGCCCAGGCCCTCTACGAAACCTACAAAGTCATCACCTACCCGCGTAGCGATTGCGGCTACCTGCCCCTGAGCCAGCACAGCGAAGCGCCGGGGATTCTCGCGGCGCTGCGCCAAGCCGACCCGAGCCTCGAAGCACTGCGCGAACATCTGGAGCCGCAGCGCCGCTCCCGCGCCTGGAACGACGCCAGGGTCAGCGCCCACCACGGCATCATTCCCACCGCCGCCGCGAAGAATCTCGAACGCCTGGCCGGCAAGCACCGGGCGGTCTACACCTTGATTCGCGCGCGGTATCTGGCGCAGTTCCTGCCCAATCACGAATACGACCGCACCCAGGCCGATTTCGATTGCGCCGGGGAAGCCTTGCGCGCGGTCGGCAAGCAGATCATCGAGCCAGGCTGGAAACGCGCGCTGCCGGAAGCACTGGCCCCGGCCAAGGGCCGTGAAGCCCCCGCACCACAAACTTTGCCGACGCTGACCCAAGGAGCCGAGTGCGCCGTTGCTGACGTGAAACTCAAGGACCTGTGGACGCAGCCGCCCAAGCCCTACACCGAAGGCGATCTGATCAAGGCGATGAAGAACGTCGCCAAACTGGTGGAAGATCCGCTGCTCAAGCAGAAACTCAAGGACACCACCGGGATCGGTACCGAAGCTACCCGCGCCTCGATCATTCAGGGCCTGCTGGATCGCGGTTATCTGGTGAAAAGCGGCAAGGCCCTGTCCGCCACACCTGCCGCGTTCAGCCTGATCGACGCGGTGCCGCGCGCGATTGCCGACCCTGGCACCACCGCGATCTGGGAACAGGCGCTGGACATGGTGCAGAGCGGCGAGATGAGCCTGGAAGAGTTCGTCACCAAGCAGGCCGCGTGGATGAGCAAGCAAGTGACCCGTTGCGCCGGCCTGAGCCTGACCATCAGCGGCCCACCCCCTGCCGGCAAAGCCGCTGCACCGTGGAAGAACAAGCGCAAGACCACTCGGCGCAAAGCCACCGGTACCAGCAAACGTGCAGCGAAACCGGCAGCTAAATAG